Proteins encoded in a region of the Zea mays cultivar B73 chromosome 2, Zm-B73-REFERENCE-NAM-5.0, whole genome shotgun sequence genome:
- the LOC103649016 gene encoding probable serine/threonine-protein kinase DDB_G0276461 codes for MWRLKQFIPKEQPSPSGLEGRTVDVGNVKVHVREAIAEGGFSSVYAARDLVNPAKQYALKRVIVQDEESLNLVQKEITVMRSLKGHPNVVTLVAHAILDMGRMREALLLMEFCGKSLVSVLEGRGAGYFDEEKVALIFRDVCNAVFAMHCQTPPLAHRDLKAENVLAADGAWKLCDFGSVSTNHKCFDKPEEMGIEEDNIRKHTTPSYRAPEMWDLYSREVISEKVDIWALGCLLYRICYFKSAFDGESKLQILNGNYRIPELPKYSSSITTLIKDMLNSSPDARPDITQVWFRINELLPLELQKDLPDGSPSGSAFESHTATDEVSMRPQQMSGSSSRENIKNTSLSDSSNIMVQSPLKAIGNMGSMGAFWSTQHAQELSFADDKEPAFDKEPIDQVRSKQSQAKNQNTAARNSSRKSLSASVDSSPGDFEIRFSANGSESRLEETKTVITENKTKIQTTAFNSCASDFDNIKMNSRNTTDSINITSKLKELQLEAEVTLLKEQLKIANLEKEEISLKFDKLSAICSSQRREIQELKQALAAAYVTPPAKQFRENSSVEVTPPSKSLDTPPREKIEGTPPELRQGLFTSSPGTPSPDLKTWSAFLEEPKSQAAVKSVHPRSVRTLRASNSNKASSLGQSNISSSTDPFAFGQDSFKAAPSGTVLPLLSNMGNTSQLSNLNIEEKKDGSYQPDGWTGF; via the exons ATGTGGAGGCTCAAGCAGTTCATCCCCAAGGAGCAGCCCAGCCCCAGCGGCCTCGAGGGTCGGACGGTCGATGTTGGCAATGTCAAGGTGCACGTCCGAGAGGCCATTGCTGAGGGTGGGTTCTCATCTGTCTATGCTGCTCGAGACCTGGTAAACCCAGCGAAGCAGTACGCCCTCAAGCGCGTGATTGTCCAGGACGAGGAGTCGCTGAACCTGGTCCAGAAGGAGATCACGGTGATGCGGTCGCTCAAGGGGCACCCTAATGTGGTCACACTGGTTGCACACGCCATACTGGACATGGGACGGATGAGGGAGGCACTGCTGCTCATGGAGTTCTGCGGGAAGTCACTGGTTTCTGTGTTGGAGGGCAGAGGAGCAGGTTACTTTGATGAGGAGAAGGTGGCGCTGATCTTCCGGGATGTTTGCAATGCTGTCTTTGCGATGCATTGCCAGACGCCACCTCTTGCTCACAG GGACCTAAAGGCAGAAAATGTTCTTGCTGCTGATGGGGCATGGAAACTATGCGATTTTGGTAGTGTATCGACAAATCATAAGTGCTTTGATAAACCTGAGGAGATGGGCATTGAAGAAGATAACATCAGGAAGCACACTACTCCTTCATATAGAGCTCCTGAG ATGTGGGACTTGTACAGTAGGGAGGTTATCAGTGAGAAAGTAGATATCTGG GCTCTTGGGTGTCTCTTGTATAGAATTTGCTACTTCAAATCAGCATTTGATGGAGAATCAAAGCTCCAAATACTTAACGGGAACTATCGCATCCCAGAATTGCCGAAGTACAGTTCTTCTATTACAACACTTATCAAAGACATGCTTAATTCTTCTCCAGATGCCAGACCGGACATCACACAG GTGTGGTTCCGTATTAATGAGTTACTTCCATTGGAGCTGCAAAAGGATTTACCTGATGGATCTCCATCTGGATCAGCATTTGAATCTCACACTGCCACTGATGAAG TATCAATGAGGCCACAGCAGATGAGTGGCTCTTCATCAAGAGAGAATATCAAGAATACCTCTCTTAGTGATTCTTCCAACATAATGGTACAAAGTCCTCTGAAAGCTATAGGGAACATGGGTTCTATGGGTGCATTTTGGTCAACTCAACATGCTCAGGAGCTATCTTTTGCTGATGACAAGGAGCCAGCTTTTGATAAAGAGCCCATTGATCAAGTCAGATCAAAGCAATCACAGGCTAAGAACCAGAACACAGCAGCTCGCAATTCATCTCGGAAGTCTCTGTCTGCATCAGTTGATAGTTCCCCTGGGGATTTCGAAATTAGGTTTTCTGCAAATGGCTCGGAGTCTAGGTTGGAGGAAACCAAAACGGTAATAACAGAGAATAAAACAAAGATACAAACTACTGCCTTCAACTCCTGTGCGTCAGACTTTGATAATATCAAAATGAACTCACGAAACACTACTGACAGTATAAACATAACTAGCAAATTGAAAGAGCTTCAATTGGAAGCAGAAGTAACTTTACTCAAGGAACAATTAAAGATAGCAAACCTGGAGAAGGAAGAAATTTCGTTGAAGTTTGATAAGTTGTCTGCCATTTGCTCCTCTCAGAGGCGAGAGATACAAGAGCTTAAGCAAGCTTTGGCTGCAGCTTATGTTACGCCACCAGCTAAACAGTTCAGAGAAAATTCAAGTGTTGAAGTCACCCCACCCAGCAAAAGCCTCGACACTCCG CCGAGGGAGAAGATTGAAGGAACCCCTCCAGAGCTCCGGCAAGGCCTGTTTACTTCAAGCCCAGGAACACCAAGCCCTGACCTGAAAACATGGTCAGCTTTCCTTGAAGAGCCAAAATCTCAAGCAGCTGTGAAGAGTGTCCACCCCAGGTCAGTCCGAACTCTGCGTGCATCAAACAGCAACAAAGCCAGCTCGTTGGGACAGTCAAATATAAGTTCTAGCACCGATCCATTTGCGTTTGGTCAAGATAGTTTTAAGGCTGCTCCTTCTGGAACTGTACTTCCCCTGTTATCAAACATGGGGAATACTTCTCAGCTCAGTAATCTGAATATAGAAGAAAAGAAAGACGGATCCTACCAACCAGATGGATGGACTGGGTTTTGA